The DNA window TGAGGAAATCTTAAATTAGAGGGGAGGGGCTAATGAAGATACTAATCAGAGCAAATGTGGAAGGATAGTCCAAGTGAGGCAGAATCTTAGAGGAGGGGCATTAGAGCTAATTTGGTTATATCATGTCTAGACTTTGGTCAAACACTGCCAGAGCTCAGCaggttctcctctctctggtgaTGGAGACTTTGGAGGAAACTGGCCTCTGCTTTCCACAACTCCTCaacagctcctgcaggaagCCAATACGTCCTCACTTTGAGACCATGCTGATTTACATTCTGCTGTCCTTCATCGCtctgctcactgcagctcttaacctgctggtcatcatctctgtctcccacTTCAAGTAGACACTCATTAACTTATGAAACTGTTACATAGCAAAAAGCATATTTTTTGTGTACTTTCAGCTGATGCTCAATCTGCTGTTATCTGAATAACTGATGCGTTAAATACTGataaatacatattatataatatttctGGTCTTCCATTCCAGGCAGCTCCATACCCccaccaacctcctcctcctctctctggctgtctcaGATTTCTTCGTGGGCCTCCTcatgttttttcaaattgttcTCATAGACGGCTGCTGGTTCTTTGGTGACCTCATGTGTACTCTGTATCAGTATCTAGCATATGTTATAACCTCTGCCTCAGTAGGAACCATGGTGCTCATATCTATTGACCGCTATGTAGCTATTTGTCATCCTTTACATTTTGCCACCAATGTCACTCAAAAAAGAGTTCAagtctgtgtttatctgtgttggatgttttctgctctttttcatAGTCTGCTGCTGAAAGGTATCCTGAAACAACCAGGCAGGTATAACTCCTGCATTGGAGAGTGTGTGATTATAATTGATCATGTTGCAGGATTTGTTGATCTCTTTTTGACCTTTATAGGTCCTGTCACCATCATTGTGGTTCTGTATATGAGAGTATTTGTGGTAGCTGTGTCTCAGGCTCGTGCCATGCGGTCTCACATTGCAGCTGTCACCCTCCAGAAGTCAAGGAAAGTAGCCGCTAACAAATCTGAGTTGAAAGCAGCCACGActcttggtgttgttgtagttgtgtttCTAATGTGTGTATGCCCATATTATTGTGTTGCTCTTACAGGCCAGGACACCATGTTCAGTGCTTCATTTGCTTACTTTGTCATTTGTCTGTCCTATTTTAACTCCTGTCTAAACCCCCTGATCTACACCTTTTTCTATCCATGGTTTAGAAAATCTGTTAGAGTCATTGTTACACTTCAAATACTGAAGCCAGGCTCCTGTAAGATTGAGATACTGTAGAGAGACACTGACCGAAAGAAagacttttctgttttatagGAATTATGTTTGAATTTGTTCAGAACCTCAAAGTGACAAAATTGCTTTCTAGCTGATGAAAAGGATTAATACATCTTATACAGTATCTTTCGGATGAATATAAGGCCAAAGCAAGCAGTTTGTCAGCTCATTGTCAACACCCAGCAATTCTGCATGATTTTTTACGTATAATGTTTAATCAATTTTAAGAAAGCAAAAATGCATAATATAACATGAGCTTTGTggttgttcattttcttttccatttttttataACATCAATAAAACACTGCATCCATGATATGTGTATAAGGCAGTTCATTAATGAGGCAAAAACTTGTTCAAACACGtacaaaaacaggagaaagagaaCTCTGAGCTGCGGCAAAGAAGGAAGGAGCAGCAGGGAAATACCTCATCGGCACCCAGAGAGTTCACTGGAGTCTTTTCAGAGGTAGGGGATATCCAGGCTTATACAATTAGATAAATATCTTGGTCAAACTGATTAAATATTATTCAGTGGTATGTCCACAGTATTAGAGGCTATTATCAATGCAATGTCCACAATCCCTTGATGTTATTTGATGTTATCTGGATTTTGAGCAACCGGTAGTTAATGTATAAATGAGACCCCAGCACACTAGAGGAGAGACATCAGTTCAAATGTTACAGGAGAAAACAAATTGCTAGATACGTTATATGATCAGAGAGATCTCAGCAGGTCAGTGTTTTCTGGACGCCCATAAAGTTGCACAAAAAGACGGCagaaacttttttgttttgctgacatGAGGTGCAAGGAGGCTTGAAATTTATATATTTGGGCGTTCAAAATCCATTTACTATTTCAGTGCTGTATACAGAGAGGTATCCATGTAACATTGGAAACATTATGACACTCAACTAGATCTAACCACTCTGTTATACAAGCATACAATTAAGATGGTGCAGCATGCAAAGCTGCTGTGATTAGACCCTCCAGAGaatagcccttttcacacagagtcACCGTATTAGCCCCACTTCGGAGGTTCACCGATTCTCTGTCGTTTCTTGTTCACATAGAACCAAACAGCTCCAGTGTTAAGCCACACCAGTGTGTAGTTCTCACAATAAGCTGGCGCTGCGGTTCCAAAAGAGGCATGACAttacacatcatgatgatgtttgtgtgatttgcaAAATGTTTCCCCCCTGTGTGACCATGTGTCCACCTGTTAATCTATGTACCCACTGACTGTTTCTAAttatatggatgctgttataatgtgttgtgattgaggtCCCactaaacatcctggaaagtgataAAGTTTTCTGCTCTAAATTATATAAActccatcagtaaacaggacccTGTCTGACTTTCTCACTTGCGGGGAGAGATGATGTTTTCTTGGGGGAAGTTCAATGAAATCTCAGTCAGGAGGGTTGACCATCATGGGGAATTTTTTTGAGACAGTCACTACAACAACGCAGTAGTTGAAGGAGATGAACACTTGGTTAGTTAAAGTTCTTTGCAAGGAACAAATGCCATTTtgtgggcagaaatgtgatatGGAGTCGGTTAGACACACAGGAAACTTCTCCAGatataactgcagtatttttttccctcatataAGTTGCGAAAGACACTAACCATTACATAGGGCCCTCAGGTAGTGCAGTTTATTCAATCTCCCAGAGAACCTGATCAGGCAGTCAGGTTTTGCATGTCAGCCCTGTGTACTGATTTGTCATTATTTGTGATCTGTACTCATCCTTTTTTACTCTCTGTCCCAGGTAGCCGGTATTGATAAAGGATCAGAATAGAACAGAAAGATGTCATTGTCCATCCCAACAGTGACATAAATTCTCCTTCAGGCTCAGCAATACgattcacattaaaacacatttaagacaCATGTATTCTTGAGCTTGTATAGTTATTGCCCCTCACTGATAATGAAccagtcagtcaatcaataaatctttatttgtacagcaccAATTCACAGAAATTTCTCTTATGACACTTTGCAATTTGAGTAGGTCTGGACTATGCTCTTTGATTATTCATCAAGTCCAGTTAATGAGTATGAAACACCCACACAACTCAATAGTTTCCCAGTTGTCATGAAGGCAAttctgtcatgtttccatcaaacaTAAAGTTAATCCACTGGGTCTTGCCATCCTCAGACTGAAGCAGATGAAGACGTTTGTGTTGATTCTTGCAGGCAACACCTGTGCTAATCTTGGTACTGGCCCTCCACTTGGTAATCTCTAGTATCATTAACTCGAATCACTTGGGTCCTCCtataatcaaatctaaaatgataaatagcATCGCGCCGAGTCGTACACATAGCAAGCTCGTAGCCCATTAGCCCATGAGCTGATGCCAGAATCACAACCGACTCGTCGTAGCACTAGGTCATGAGTCACGATGCCAGAAACATACGTAGCTCACGAGCCTGCACcgaaaacacagcagcagactcagGGCTAGCATCTGCAATGAGTGAATGAAgtgggattggctccagcagcaacaccccacaACCCtttggaaagggataagcggctatggacaatgacatgacatgacatgatacCTCTAGAGAACTGTAAGCACCAATACAGTCAAGGGTGTGTCCTCAAGTCAATTTTACCAACAACCTGATGCCCACAATTGCAGCAACTCCTCCACAGGATATTGAGTTcagaaacactgtgtgacaCTGTTTTAGTGCAAAGAAAATTATTGGCACGTTAAAAGGTTTCGTAACATATAAAGAGGCATTCAGTAAAGGTGGTATGCAGATAATGTCACATATTTTGTTTGACTGGAGCTCTAATTTAAAATTTTGATGTTTAATCCATGTTTAATTTGTCCATTGATCTAGTAACCCCACAGAAAAGGAAGACATTCTTTGTTGTCAATATACACTCAGACTCCACCATAATGACACTCAGCGTTTAACTCATCCCTGATGAGCAGTGGGTCGCACAGTGTAGGCTCCAGTTCTAGGACTATGTCTTCACTTCGCAATTTAGTTTGTTGATAATATAAAGACTAAATTTTATTATTCCTTGGTTATGACTGAGAAGCTCATAATAGAAGAGAGGGTCTCTAGAAGATTctaaacaaagcaaaagtgaAGGGACATCAGTTTCCAAATAAGGCAAAACATTGGAGGAGGGGCAAATGTAGTTAGGTTATAAAATGCCTAAACTTTGGTCAAAAGCTGTCAGAGCTCAGCAGGTTCTCCTCTCACTGGTGATGGAGACCTTGGAGGAAACTGACCTCTGTTTTCCACAACTCCTCaacagctcctgcaggaagCCAATACGTCCTCACTTTGAGACCATGCTGATTTACATTCTGCTGTCCTTCATCGCtctgctcactgcagctcttaACCTGCTGGTCATCATCTCTATCTCCCATTTCAAGTAGTCACTCATTCATTTATGAAAAGCATAGCAATAGCagtaaaaactttattttttgtatacTTCCAGCCTAATGTCTACCTGCTGTTATTTGAACAACTGATGAGTTAAATATTGATACATATGTCGCTGGTCTTCCTCTCCAGGCAGCTCCACACCCccaccaacctcctcctcctctctctggctgtctcaGATTTCTTCGTGGGCCTCCTcatgttttttcaaattatgCTCATAGATGGCTGCTGGCTACTTGGTGATCTCATGTGTACTCTATATTATGTTTTAGACTTCTTTATAACTTCTGCTTCAGTAGGAACCATGGTGTTTATATCGGTTGACCGCTATGTAGCTATTTGTCATCCTTTACATTACTCCACTAAAATCACTGTGAGAGGAGTTGCACTCGGCACCTGCCTTTGTTGGGTCTGCTCTGCTCTATATAACAGCCTTATAATGAAAGATAACCTGAAAGAACCAGGCAAGTATAACTCTTGTCTTGGACAATGTGTGATTATAATTGATCGTGTTGCAGGACTTGTTGATCTCTTTTTGACCTTCATAAGTCCTGTCACCATCATTGTAGCTCTGTACATTAGAGTATTTGTGGTAGCTGTGTCTCAGGCTCGTGCCATGCGGTCTCATATTGCAGCTGTCACTATTCAATGTTCGGTGAAAGTAACTACTAAGAAATCTGAGTTGAAAGCAGCCGGGACTCTTGGTGTCGTTATTGTCGTGTTTCTGTTATGCCTCTGCCCATATTATTGTGTCACACTAACAGGACAGGACACCATGCTCAATGCCTCATCAGCTGCCTTTGTGATATGTCTGTTCTATTTTAACTCCTGTTTAAATCCTCTGATCTACACCTTTTTCTATCCGTGGTTTAGAAAATCTGTTAAACTCATTGTCACGCTTCAAATACTGAAGCCTGACTCCTATATGCTCAATATACTATAGAGAAACAATCACAGTGAGAAGTGACTTaaggaataaaatgtttttgaatatcTTAATGTTTAGTCAACCATTTAGAGAAACTCTAAGTCAGACCAGGTTAGTActttacagatttacagataAGCTGATGTCATAACCTGTAAAGTGACAGCATATATTTACAGTACCACAATCTCTATAGAGTCTTGTTGTGATTTTTGTAACCCATGGTGACTGAATTAATTTCTAGTTGATGAAAAGTATAAACACCTCTCACACAGTTAATATAAGGGTAAAGTTAGTGAGATTTTTCccttgaaaacacaaagcaatgCTGCATGTCTTATTTACCTTAGTTTTGATGCTGTAATCTGTACTGTATCAATAAAAAGCAGAGATGTATTGCAATATTACGGGAGCTGTATTAACTAACTTCATCAAACACTATTAGAAAGACTTGTGATGTGATATACAGAGCAAAAGAGAATATTAGAGGATGACCAGAATTCATCCTAACCAGCGTTTTGGGAAATGGTTTTGAACAATGACGAGTCTAAAGGACCTTATAATCCGGCCTCACTTCAAgttactgaaaatgaaatatttaggAATAGTGAGAGTAAGCTTTGTTAGATTAATTCCTCAGACTGCATGGTTGGTTCTAACACATGCTAATGAACTAAAAATTGTGAGAGCAGCATGCCTTGCTAGCGGCCCCTAAAGTGCAGCTGCCACAATCATTTTCACCTAGATATATGAAATTTAGTACACATGTGTATCATACCTAGATGGATTCATGCAGGCATAGGATTATTATTTATTCCCACAAAAAGGGAGCTGTTGTGCCTCTACGGTTTGATAAAAGtgacaaagtgaaaacacttaCACAATATTAAGTTATCGTCCTGTCACACAGCGTTgaggttttgtcttgtctgggccttttgtcttgtgaacttcctgttttattttgaaagtcccctctcatttcaggtcacttgcccttcctttTGTGTCCCCAGTCTGAGTCATACCTGATTACTGATGATTTCCACCTGTTCCCCTCTTCCTCATGTGTTAAATAGCCTGCGCCTTCGTTTGTCTTGTGccagtgtgttttgtattttttgttcaCCCCAGCCTTGTTCACAGCCTTACCAAGCCAAGATTccacatttgtattttctacTTAATTCCTCTTAAATTAGTTGGTTAAATTTTTCTGATTGAGcatagataattttcatagtCGTTTGTTTGCCTCCGTTGGAGtgcctctttttgtttgataattttTATGATCAGCCGATAGAGCAGTTAAGTTTGTAGccttttgctttgctttctgTTAAGTTTTTTAACAGAAAGCAAGTGTGCCAGTGTAGTTCAGTTATCCTCTTTTTCTTTACCTCCCTGGGgagtgattttgtgttcattttttgattttacTTTGAGGTTGTTTGCTTCcttgtttggttctgttttgtcttcttttgaGATTAGATTTTGTGGTTTCATAGCCATTTCTTTGTCACCTTGTTTAAGAGCTCAAGTGtgaatttcacaataaaagcctgctTGAATTGCCCtaattctgcatctgagtcctctttcctgCCCAGGCCTGACAAGTCCCAGCTACCTGTCACAGGAAATGAGACAATACTATTCTCCCCCTAGCTGGTTGGCCAGAACTGTGAGTTTTCATTGGACAATGTTGCCGTTGTAATAGTATTTGTCAAGAAATGTGTATATAATTGCTGTAACTTGGGTGTACTTGGTCCAATCTTCCCCTAATGTGATGTTCTTGATAAGACTCCCAGCCCTACGATATCTACATGCCTGAGGAGCTGAAGTCAATGCACCACTTCATAGCAATAGGAAGTGAAtcttttgtgacattttcaaggTGTGTTCTACCTTTGATATACTTTGACCAAACATGTCATTAGCCACTGAGTGGATGCAGGACCTGACATATAGCTGATTAGCCATTTTTAACCAAGAAATCTCAGTGCTATGAGAAATCAGAATACAACTGTTTGTGTTGGAGAAGATGCATCGAACTCCAACTGCAGTCACTGCATCAAATGTGGAGGCTCAGTTAACCCTGCAGTTCAGGAGAAAAGGGGTCATATCTCTTTACTCTTTTTGTTTCCTATTAGTGTCCTTAAATCTTTTCCCTATACGGCCTTTCGCTCCTGCCTTATATGTACAGTTATGGTCTTCACGTCAAGGGGGTGAAAATAAATACGCTTACTACAACAAACTActtatgaaaataatttgacAGAACCTGTCATCACAATTTTGTATGGACTCTGCCCTCATAGAATCGAcaatttttaaaagtgttttagtTTTCAGTAACAGACTGAGATACTAAATTTAACACTTGTATATCAAGTTTCAAGAACACGTGCCTCAAAAAATAACAAGTggtggctgctgcagagccaAATGGGTAGAGCATGACCTGGTTTAGCTCAGCCTCTCAGGTCTAGTTccaccctcttcttcttcttctgataaTTACAAGTGGTGCCCGCTGCGGagtagtgttgtgtcggtcgtGAACGTGTCGTTTGAACGAACAAATCTTTTCAGCGAACaaagtgaacgggatcacttcatggactgattcgctcctttctcagttcagttgagctcagccgcgagcatgccggccgggagtggaactgtCACGACTCaaacagagaactgtgaggatgTGATTCTCATTTgcgctgtgattcattcatgattcgcAAACCTACTGCACACAAGGAACTGATGCTGAAGACGTGATTCTtgttcacgtactgtgctgaaaatagcgctgtgtcactcacccagggcggaggagatgattcacattcagtaaccgtactgctaaaattagccctgtgttgctaacatccgtgtagcatcatcttaagtgattttactgcacagtaaaagtcattCACGTTCGCGaacgtgattctcagcagctgctgtcacttACGTTTGTGAATGTGATTCACGTTcacgctgattcagtgacagcgcGAATGTGATTCAtgtcctcagcaggtcgttcgcGAACGAGGGACGCCAGGAGGTGAATCATGTTACccctgtgattcgttcatgattcgcaaaacctactgcaggcagagaactgacgctgaggatgtgattctcgttcatgtactgtgctgaaagtggcgctgtgtctctcactcagccagggcagaggagatgattcatgttcagtaacattagcgctgtgttgctaacatccacatagcatcatgttaagtgaatttactgtgcacagaggacactttcaccgtgtaataattttagtgcatgtataccactcagagcagcgctgcatGTCCCGCaaatgattgtgtactatagttcctgaacgcaccatcCCTCAGTAGGTGATTCTAGAggttcagtacagtaaaaagaactgccgttcccatcactgctgcagagacaaaTGTGCAAGGCCATGAAGTAGCAAAACTGG is part of the Acanthopagrus latus isolate v.2019 chromosome 9, fAcaLat1.1, whole genome shotgun sequence genome and encodes:
- the LOC119025988 gene encoding trace amine-associated receptor 13c-like, with protein sequence METLEETDLCFPQLLNSSCRKPIRPHFETMLIYILLSFIALLTAALNLLVIISISHFKQLHTPTNLLLLSLAVSDFFVGLLMFFQIMLIDGCWLLGDLMCTLYYVLDFFITSASVGTMVFISVDRYVAICHPLHYSTKITVRGVALGTCLCWVCSALYNSLIMKDNLKEPGKYNSCLGQCVIIIDRVAGLVDLFLTFISPVTIIVALYIRVFVVAVSQARAMRSHIAAVTIQCSVKVTTKKSELKAAGTLGVVIVVFLLCLCPYYCVTLTGQDTMLNASSAAFVICLFYFNSCLNPLIYTFFYPWFRKSVKLIVTLQILKPDSYMLNIL
- the LOC119025924 gene encoding trace amine-associated receptor 13c-like; amino-acid sequence: METLEETGLCFPQLLNSSCRKPIRPHFETMLIYILLSFIALLTAALNLLVIISVSHFKQLHTPTNLLLLSLAVSDFFVGLLMFFQIVLIDGCWFFGDLMCTLYQYLAYVITSASVGTMVLISIDRYVAICHPLHFATNVTQKRVQVCVYLCWMFSALFHSLLLKGILKQPGRYNSCIGECVIIIDHVAGFVDLFLTFIGPVTIIVVLYMRVFVVAVSQARAMRSHIAAVTLQKSRKVAANKSELKAATTLGVVVVVFLMCVCPYYCVALTGQDTMFSASFAYFVICLSYFNSCLNPLIYTFFYPWFRKSVRVIVTLQILKPGSCKIEIL